From the Lolium rigidum isolate FL_2022 chromosome 2, APGP_CSIRO_Lrig_0.1, whole genome shotgun sequence genome, one window contains:
- the LOC124692527 gene encoding protein PEROXIN-4-like: MQASRARLFKEYKEVQREKSADPDIQLICDDSNIFKWTALIKGPSETPFEGGVFQLAFSIPEQYPLLPPQVRFMTKIFHPNVHFKTGEICLDILKNAWSPAWTLQSVCRAIIALMAHPEADSPLNCDSGNLLRSGDIRGYQSMARMYTRLAAMPKKD; this comes from the exons ATGCAG GCATCTAGAGCTAGGCTCTTCAAGGAGTACAAGGAGGTGCAGCGAGAAAAGTCAGCGGACCCAGATATCCAATTAATCTGCGATGATTCAAATATATTCAAGTGGACTGCTCTAATCAAG GGCCCATCAGAGACACCTTTTGAAGGCGGTGTATTTCAACTCGCATTCTCAATTCCTGAGCAGTACCCTCTGCTGCCTCCACAAGTCCGCTTCATGACCAAAATTTTCCACCCAAATGTTCACTTCAAG ACAGGTGAAATATGCTTGGATATATTGAAAAATGCTTGGAGCCCTGCATGGACCTTACAATCTGTTTGCAGAGCCATAATTGCTTTGATGGCACATCCAGAAGCAGATAGCCCACTTAACTGTGACTCAG GTAATCTCCTGCGCTCAGGCGATATTAGAGGCTATCAATCTATGGCACGGATGTATACTAGGCTAgctgccatgccaaagaaagattaG
- the LOC124692526 gene encoding serine carboxypeptidase-like 34 gives MAAPAAVSCFLALVFLLCASAARGSRYPEQQAADRVGRLPGQPAVPFQQYAGYVTVNESHGRALFYWFFEAVDDAPKKPLVLWLNGGPGCSSIGYGEAEELGPFLVQKGKPELKWNPYSWNREANLMFLESPVGVGFSYTNTSSDLKKLGDKITADDAYIFLLNWFKRFPQYKSHEFYIAGESYAGHYVPQLSEKIFDGNKQGPKENHINFKGFMIGNALMDDETDQTGMIEYAWDHAVISDRVYADIKAHCDFSIENATNACNKALDEYFAVYRLIDMYSLYTPVCTDASLSSFSRSKKVGVHGAAPKIFSKHHGWFMRPAGYDPCSSDYSEVYFNRPDVQAALHANVTKMGYNWTHCSDAIGTWNDAPASTLPIIRKLIAGGIRVWVFSGDTDGRIPVTATRLTLNKLGLKSVQEWTPWYDHLQVGGWTINYEGLTFVTIRGAGHEVPMHTPRQALSLFRSFLGDKKMPPTAFS, from the exons ATGGCCGCTCCTGCCGCCGTCAGCTGCTTCCTCGCTCTCGTCTTCttgctctgcgcctccgccgcacgGGGCAGCAGATACCCGGAGCAGCAGGCGGCGGACCGCGTGGGGCGGCTGCCGGGGCAGCCCGCCGTGCCGTTCCAGCAGTACGCCGGGTACGTGACCGTGAACGAGTCGCACGGCCGCGCGCTCTTCTACTGGTTCTTCGAGGCCGTCGACGACGCCCCCAAGAAGCCCCTCGTGCTCTGGCTCAACGGCG GGCCTGGATGCTCGTCCATCGGGTACGGCGAGGCGGAGGAGCTCGGGCCCTTCCTGGTCCAGAAGGGCAAGCCGGAGCTGAAATGGAACCCCTACTCCTGGAACAGAG AGGCCAACCTGATGTTCCTGGAGTCACCGGTGGGCGTCGGCTTCTCCTACACCAACACCAGCTCCGACCTGAAGAAGCTTGGCGATAAGATCACCG CTGACGACGCCTACATCTTCCTGCTCAACTGGTTCAAGCGCTTCCCCCAGTACAAATCCCACGAGTTCTACATCGCCGGAGAGAGCTACGCTG GACATTACGTCCCGCAGCTGTCCGAGAAGATCTTTGACGGGAACAAGCAAGGCCCCAAGGAGAACCACATCAACTTCAAGGGCTTTATG ATAGGGAATGCTCTGATGGACGACGAGACCGACCAGACTGGCATGATCGAGTACGCCTGGGACCACGCCGTCATCTCCGACCGCGTCTACGCTGACATCAAGGCCCACTGCGACTTCAGCATCGAGAACGCGACCAACGCCTGCAACAAGGCGCTGGACGAGTACTTCGCCGTCTACCGCCTCATCGACATGTACAGCCTCTACACGCCCGTCTGCACCGACGCTTCCTTGTCGTCCTTCAGCCGTAGCAAGAAGGTCGGCGTCCACGGCGCCGCACCCAAGATCTTCTCCAAACAT CATGGGTGGTTCATGAGGCCGGCAGGTTACGACCCCTGCAGCAGCGACTACTCCGAGGTCTACTTCAACCGGCCAGATGTCCAGGCAGCGCTGCACGCAAACGTGACCAAGATGGGCTATAACTGGACACACTGCAG CGACGCGATCGGCACTTGGAACGATGCTCCCGCCTCGACTCTCCCCATCATCCGCAAGCTCATCGCTGGCGGCATCAGGGTCTGGGTTTTCAG CGGTGACACTGACGGGAGGATCCCCGTGACGGCAACGAGGCTGACCCTGAACAAGCTTGGGCTGAAGAGCGTCCAGGAGTGGACACCGTGGTACGACCATCTGCAG GTGGGTGGGTGGACGATCAACTACGAAGGCCTGACGTTCGTGACGATCCGCGGAGCCGGCCACGAGGTCCCTATGCACACGCCGAGGCAGGCGCTGAGCCTCTTCAGAAGCTTCTTGGGTGACAAGAAGATGCCTCCCACGGCCTTCTCCTAG